From Novipirellula artificiosorum, the proteins below share one genomic window:
- a CDS encoding ArsR/SmtB family transcription factor, whose translation MQKPSKKRCDATPVKLKADPTAEDFARLAWAIAHPARVQIVRLLIGREACVCGEIVDCLPLAQSTVSQHLKILKESGLIQGEVDGPKVCYCINPERLVQLKAFVTNL comes from the coding sequence ATGCAAAAGCCCAGCAAGAAACGATGTGATGCGACACCGGTGAAGCTGAAGGCTGATCCGACGGCGGAGGATTTTGCGCGTCTTGCTTGGGCGATCGCTCATCCGGCTCGCGTGCAAATCGTGCGGCTTCTGATCGGTCGTGAAGCTTGCGTTTGCGGCGAAATTGTTGATTGTTTGCCGCTCGCTCAATCGACCGTCTCACAGCACCTCAAAATTCTCAAAGAGTCGGGGCTGATCCAGGGCGAAGTCGATGGGCCGAAGGTCTGTTACTGCATCAACCCCGAGCGGCTGGTTCAGTTGAAGGCATTTGTCACCAACCTGTAA
- a CDS encoding zinc-binding metallopeptidase family protein yields the protein MKTFVCECGNTIFYENTRCVCCGSELGWCPSCTRMTSLRLEKDGHRRCGNSDCNVLLMKCSNYSEHHVCNHCVPVSSEAERPEGLCDYCDFNDTIPDLTVAGNREMWKRLEEAKRRLLYTLDLLRLPYGKKSDGVLPRLNFDFKADAVGKPDQWWWSLGKEERVFTGHADGKITINLREADTVEREKARVLFQEAHRTVIGHFRHEIAHYYWEMLVKGKAESEFKAVFGDHENPTYAECQSKYYKKGPVANWQSSFVSGYAAMHPWEDFAETFATYLDMVSVLDTAMNMNISPSCNPVQTELAEMVSHYIKLGVLLNEMNRAMGLIDYVPEILVSPVVVKMQYIHDLLRNAAEPLPAASPPTETPT from the coding sequence ATGAAGACTTTCGTTTGCGAGTGTGGCAATACGATCTTTTACGAGAACACTCGCTGCGTTTGCTGCGGCAGTGAACTGGGGTGGTGTCCGTCCTGCACTCGCATGACATCGCTGAGGCTGGAAAAAGATGGGCATCGTCGTTGCGGTAACAGCGACTGCAATGTACTGCTAATGAAATGCAGCAACTACTCGGAGCATCATGTATGCAATCACTGTGTTCCTGTGTCATCCGAGGCGGAGCGACCCGAGGGCTTGTGCGATTATTGCGACTTCAACGACACGATCCCTGACTTGACGGTTGCTGGCAATCGTGAGATGTGGAAGCGGCTCGAAGAGGCAAAACGCAGATTGCTTTACACGCTGGATCTTCTCCGTCTGCCATACGGAAAAAAGTCGGACGGCGTTTTGCCACGGCTCAATTTCGATTTCAAAGCGGATGCCGTGGGGAAGCCGGACCAGTGGTGGTGGTCCCTAGGCAAAGAGGAACGAGTTTTTACCGGGCACGCCGATGGCAAGATCACGATCAATTTGCGCGAAGCCGATACGGTGGAGCGAGAAAAGGCGCGAGTGCTTTTTCAGGAAGCCCATCGAACGGTGATCGGTCACTTTCGCCATGAAATCGCTCACTACTATTGGGAGATGCTGGTCAAGGGTAAAGCCGAGAGCGAGTTTAAGGCGGTTTTTGGTGATCACGAGAACCCGACTTATGCGGAGTGTCAAAGTAAATACTACAAGAAGGGGCCCGTTGCGAATTGGCAATCGAGCTTTGTGAGTGGTTACGCCGCAATGCATCCGTGGGAAGATTTTGCCGAGACCTTCGCGACCTACTTGGATATGGTGAGCGTTCTTGATACCGCGATGAATATGAATATCTCCCCGAGCTGCAATCCTGTTCAAACCGAACTCGCTGAGATGGTCAGCCACTATATCAAGCTTGGGGTCTTGCTAAACGAGATGAATCGGGCGATGGGGCTGATTGACTATGTCCCGGAGATCCTCGTGTCGCCTGTTGTGGTGAAAATGCAATACATCCACGATCTGCTTCGAAACGCCGCTGAGCCGCTGCCAGCCGCATCACCGCCCACGGAAACACCGACTTAG
- a CDS encoding hemolysin family protein, giving the protein MTLIYLGLAVALIILNGFFVAAEFALVKVRISRIEQLHKDGQAFAGTAKWLAKRLDESLSACQLGITMASLALGWVGEPAFAALVEPVLGWVGISDDRVIHVLGFAVAFTVITGLHLVVGEQFPKIFAIRRPEQMLLWCALPLKFSYVVLYPFLKVLNLVTSFLLRLVGIQGASDHHSINTEEEIRALLREAHIHGNLTRNEHSLINNVFEFDDLIVRRVMLPRGEVAFFDVNQSISDFRELVRQTMHTRYPVCDGSLDRVLGVVHIKDLLNVPTDVSDFDVRTIMRPPKKLPETMPISRVLRHFQATHQLMAFVIDEYGTITGMVTLENVLERIVGEVDDEFDIADPHIVPEESGSYLVVGSTPLDEVRSRLKLALDESSETDTIAGLLTDVRQKILTQGDVIELDGAVCEVLEMKNDSATKIRVRVI; this is encoded by the coding sequence ATGACACTGATTTACCTAGGGCTTGCTGTTGCCCTGATTATTCTAAATGGCTTCTTCGTTGCCGCGGAATTCGCGTTGGTCAAAGTTCGTATCTCTCGGATCGAACAACTCCACAAAGACGGCCAGGCATTCGCCGGGACCGCAAAGTGGCTCGCGAAACGACTTGACGAATCGTTGTCCGCCTGCCAGTTGGGCATCACCATGGCGTCACTCGCACTCGGCTGGGTCGGCGAACCCGCGTTTGCGGCCCTAGTGGAACCGGTGCTGGGCTGGGTTGGTATTTCCGATGATCGCGTCATCCATGTCTTGGGTTTTGCTGTTGCCTTTACCGTGATCACGGGATTGCACTTGGTGGTGGGCGAGCAGTTCCCAAAGATCTTCGCGATACGTCGACCCGAACAAATGCTGCTCTGGTGTGCCTTGCCCCTGAAATTCTCCTACGTCGTTCTGTACCCGTTTCTGAAGGTCCTCAATCTCGTCACTTCATTTCTGCTTCGATTGGTTGGGATCCAGGGTGCGTCGGATCACCACAGCATCAATACGGAAGAAGAAATTCGAGCCCTGTTGCGAGAGGCTCATATCCACGGCAACCTTACTCGCAACGAACACTCACTGATCAATAATGTTTTCGAGTTTGACGACTTGATCGTTCGTCGTGTCATGTTGCCGCGGGGCGAGGTCGCATTTTTTGATGTCAATCAATCGATCAGCGACTTCCGCGAACTGGTGCGGCAAACGATGCACACACGCTACCCCGTTTGCGACGGCTCGTTGGACCGCGTGCTTGGTGTGGTTCATATCAAGGATCTCTTGAACGTCCCCACCGATGTAAGCGACTTTGACGTCCGCACCATCATGCGGCCACCCAAGAAGCTGCCAGAGACCATGCCGATCAGCCGAGTGCTTCGCCACTTTCAAGCCACTCATCAATTGATGGCCTTCGTCATCGACGAATACGGAACCATCACGGGCATGGTGACCCTCGAGAATGTGCTGGAACGAATCGTAGGTGAGGTTGACGACGAGTTTGATATTGCGGACCCGCACATCGTACCGGAGGAATCAGGATCGTATTTGGTGGTCGGTTCAACACCGCTCGATGAGGTTCGCTCGCGATTGAAACTTGCTTTGGATGAGTCCAGCGAGACCGATACGATCGCTGGGCTGTTGACGGACGTTCGGCAAAAAATTCTTACACAGGGCGACGTGATTGAACTGGATGGGGCTGTTTGCGAAGTGCTTGAGATGAAAAATGACAGCGCCACCAAGATTCGAGTCCGAGTGATCTAG
- a CDS encoding Ig-like domain-containing protein yields the protein MCLKRSRSRAWTTSEWTATDDSATTDEDTAVVMNVIANDSDPDGDSLLVDSIGVAAHGTIANNADGTITYTPDANYHGSDSFTYTLADGNGGVDTGTVMVSVTPVNDAPVAVDDDYVVDQDMSLVVPASGVLANDSDVDADTLSAAIVGDPSHGDVWLGEDGSFTYTPEDGFYGQDSFTYRVQDSSLVSDTATVTIMVNRVNSVPVANDDSYDVDEDQPINVATPGVLGNDRDDDGDPITANIISGVSHGQLNLNQDGSFNYTPEANFAGTDSFSYVANDGFGNSDQAIVTLTVNSVNDVPTAESQSIVLPEDDSKPVTLQGSDLDGDTLTYTVTIGPTHGTLAGTAPALTYEPAANYSGLDSFTFTVSDGIAESAAATVSISVTSVNDAPILNQPIDDLDVTEDSADSVIDLTGMFSDIDASDLVTLSVQANSNSSLVTASLLDNVLTLDYQPDQNGTATVTIRGTDGSGAYAQDSFLVTVTAVNDAPVAVDDLANTPMDTPVVIDVLDNDTDVDGESLSIAIIGSTNGTAVVNENGTVSFTPSASFSGLASFTYTLNDGELDSNVATVTIDVTPIASGPKLAHGVVTGVGSSGWTTVVLSHTYDNMVVIATPNYDSSDAPGVTRIQNASGNQFDVRVDSAGGGSLSDVRVHYVVVEAGFYDEPGYKMEAVTFNSTRTDENNSWVGESRSYLQSYSQPVVLGQVMSYNDPDWSVFWASGSSRSAAPTSSALTVGKHVGEDSDNTRSDETLGYIVIETSTTGTAEIEGLRYVAALGGDSIRGVGDSPAYSYSYQAMPNSKTAVASQAAMDGGNGGWAVLYGNDPITPTGNTINFAIDEDQARDTERYHTTEQVAYFIIDPPVEELRASVTAMDASGDGRVTSMDALLVINHLNTNRSHDNPSHLDLSQDGAVTPLDALVTINHLNQRTRSAIQSRSPITPQAVDQWWAMDDEDDNEGSMDEALLDILIS from the coding sequence ATGTGCCTCAAACGGTCACGGTCACGGGCGTGGACGACGTCGGAGTGGACGGCGACTGATGACTCGGCGACCACCGATGAGGATACGGCGGTCGTGATGAATGTTATCGCTAATGACTCTGATCCCGATGGGGACAGCCTGCTCGTGGATTCCATCGGCGTGGCTGCTCATGGAACAATTGCAAACAACGCAGATGGCACGATCACCTACACACCCGATGCCAACTATCACGGCAGCGACAGCTTCACCTACACGCTGGCCGATGGGAATGGCGGTGTTGATACGGGAACCGTCATGGTGAGTGTCACCCCGGTCAATGATGCACCCGTAGCAGTCGACGACGACTATGTTGTGGATCAAGACATGAGCCTTGTCGTACCAGCCAGTGGAGTGCTGGCCAATGACTCCGATGTTGATGCGGATACGCTAAGTGCCGCTATTGTCGGCGATCCAAGCCACGGCGACGTCTGGCTCGGCGAGGACGGATCCTTCACGTACACGCCCGAGGACGGTTTCTACGGTCAAGACAGCTTCACCTATCGCGTCCAGGACTCATCCCTGGTCTCTGATACTGCCACCGTGACGATCATGGTCAATCGAGTGAATAGCGTTCCGGTTGCCAACGATGATTCCTACGATGTGGACGAAGACCAGCCGATCAATGTGGCAACTCCTGGCGTCTTGGGAAACGACCGCGATGACGACGGTGACCCCATCACGGCAAACATCATCAGCGGTGTCTCACACGGTCAACTGAATCTGAATCAGGACGGTTCATTCAACTACACGCCCGAAGCGAACTTCGCTGGAACGGATAGTTTCAGCTACGTAGCCAACGACGGCTTTGGCAATTCCGATCAAGCGATCGTCACGCTGACCGTGAATTCTGTGAATGATGTTCCAACAGCAGAATCTCAATCGATTGTCTTGCCCGAGGACGATTCCAAACCCGTGACGTTGCAAGGCAGTGATCTAGATGGCGACACGCTGACCTACACAGTCACGATTGGACCAACTCATGGGACGCTCGCCGGAACGGCCCCGGCTCTGACCTACGAGCCAGCAGCCAACTACAGCGGGCTGGACAGTTTCACCTTCACGGTGAGCGATGGAATAGCGGAAAGCGCCGCAGCGACGGTCAGCATCAGCGTCACGTCGGTGAATGATGCTCCAATACTGAACCAGCCGATCGACGACCTGGACGTCACCGAGGATTCAGCCGATTCTGTGATTGATCTCACCGGCATGTTCAGCGATATCGACGCGAGTGATCTTGTTACTCTATCGGTCCAAGCCAATAGTAACAGCAGTCTGGTCACGGCGTCGTTGCTCGACAACGTCCTCACACTCGACTACCAGCCCGATCAGAACGGCACCGCAACGGTCACGATCCGTGGAACCGATGGCTCGGGAGCCTACGCCCAGGACAGTTTCCTCGTCACAGTGACAGCGGTCAACGATGCCCCCGTGGCGGTCGACGACTTGGCCAACACTCCGATGGACACACCTGTTGTGATTGATGTGCTGGACAACGATACCGATGTGGACGGTGAATCGCTTTCAATCGCAATTATTGGCAGCACCAACGGTACCGCCGTGGTCAACGAAAATGGCACGGTGAGCTTCACACCCTCTGCAAGTTTTTCTGGTCTAGCCAGCTTCACTTACACGCTGAATGACGGTGAGTTGGATTCCAACGTGGCTACGGTCACCATCGATGTTACGCCCATCGCGTCAGGTCCCAAACTTGCCCACGGCGTTGTTACAGGCGTTGGCAGCAGTGGCTGGACCACAGTGGTGCTCTCACATACCTACGACAACATGGTTGTGATCGCGACGCCCAACTACGACTCGAGCGACGCCCCAGGGGTCACCAGGATTCAGAATGCTTCGGGCAACCAATTCGACGTTCGTGTCGACTCGGCCGGTGGAGGCTCGCTCAGCGACGTTCGTGTGCACTACGTGGTGGTCGAAGCGGGCTTCTATGACGAACCAGGCTACAAGATGGAAGCCGTCACGTTCAACTCGACACGAACGGATGAGAACAATTCGTGGGTCGGTGAGTCTCGGAGCTACCTGCAATCGTACAGTCAGCCCGTGGTCCTCGGCCAAGTGATGTCCTATAACGATCCCGACTGGTCGGTCTTCTGGGCCAGTGGTAGCAGCCGCTCCGCAGCGCCAACAAGTAGCGCGTTGACCGTTGGCAAGCACGTCGGCGAGGACTCGGACAACACACGCTCCGACGAAACGCTCGGGTACATCGTTATCGAAACCAGCACCACCGGTACCGCTGAAATCGAAGGCCTTCGGTATGTGGCTGCCCTAGGTGGCGATTCGATCCGGGGAGTTGGAGATTCGCCTGCGTACAGCTACAGCTATCAGGCGATGCCGAATTCCAAAACAGCGGTCGCTAGCCAAGCAGCCATGGATGGTGGCAACGGAGGTTGGGCCGTTTTGTACGGAAACGACCCAATCACGCCGACTGGCAATACGATCAACTTCGCGATTGATGAAGACCAAGCTCGAGACACCGAACGCTATCACACAACGGAGCAGGTGGCCTACTTCATCATCGACCCACCTGTCGAGGAACTTCGTGCATCCGTTACTGCAATGGACGCAAGCGGCGACGGCCGGGTGACCTCAATGGATGCGTTATTGGTGATCAACCACCTCAACACGAATCGGTCGCATGACAACCCATCGCACTTGGATTTGAGCCAGGACGGAGCTGTGACACCGCTTGACGCACTGGTCACCATCAACCATCTCAATCAGCGAACTCGCAGCGCGATCCAAAGTCGTTCCCCGATCACCCCACAGGCCGTCGACCAATGGTGGGCCATGGATGACGAAGACGACAACGAAGGTTCGATGGATGAGGCGTTGCTCGACATCTTGATCTCCTAA
- a CDS encoding S8 family serine peptidase, with amino-acid sequence MFTPLLQSKQQRRKLPSRKAAESKRRLRTRRAKIETLEDRRLLAATPMTPMNDLIQNGNNRLERVIVVWNDHVEQSRTMAENQVRDRGGRISHVFEHAVNGFAGEMSSEAVQLLREDPRVKYVEPDLPMQAFAQIVPTGVDRIQADLNSTAKIDGTNQLLDVDIAIIDSGIDIDHPDLNVAGGYNAILGTDTGYDDDNGHGTHVAGIAGALDNNIGVVGVAPGARLWAVKVLDSNTNGNLSDIIEGIEWVTANADKIEVANMSLGGLGVSQAYHDAIKESVEAGVVYVAASGNSYRDIIGTDFDFGTSDDTIPAVYPEVATISAIADTDGQSGGHGDNTSYGNYPDDTYADFSNYSNDEGPDFGRVSWYDDNNVVTSPGLGIDLMMPGVDINSTYIGGGYAVGSGTSMAAPHAAGLAALYIAKNGRATDASGVYAIRQAMIDEAMDWYGAEGLQIPNPPYPNPDSPDNHVERLGWAEDHDPYPRITVNPTAGLVTSESGQTATFDVVLDTMPTADVSFDLSSSDTTEGTVSVSSMTFTPVNWDVPQTVTVTGVDDVGVDGD; translated from the coding sequence ATGTTCACCCCTCTCCTGCAATCAAAGCAACAACGTCGCAAGCTCCCTTCTCGCAAAGCGGCCGAATCGAAACGGCGTCTGCGAACGCGGCGTGCGAAAATCGAGACCCTCGAAGACCGTCGATTGTTGGCAGCCACCCCGATGACGCCAATGAACGATCTGATTCAGAATGGCAATAATCGACTGGAGCGGGTGATCGTTGTTTGGAACGACCATGTCGAGCAATCGCGCACCATGGCGGAGAACCAAGTCCGAGATCGAGGCGGCCGAATCTCCCATGTCTTCGAGCACGCAGTGAATGGATTCGCGGGCGAAATGTCAAGCGAAGCGGTGCAGTTATTGCGTGAAGATCCGCGAGTCAAGTATGTCGAACCCGATTTGCCGATGCAGGCCTTTGCTCAGATCGTGCCCACGGGTGTTGATCGAATTCAAGCCGACCTGAATTCAACCGCAAAGATCGACGGCACTAACCAGCTATTGGATGTTGACATTGCGATCATTGATTCAGGCATTGATATCGACCATCCAGATCTGAACGTCGCGGGCGGGTACAACGCCATTCTGGGTACGGACACTGGTTACGACGACGACAATGGTCATGGGACTCACGTTGCGGGAATCGCGGGAGCACTCGACAACAACATTGGCGTGGTGGGGGTCGCTCCTGGGGCTCGGCTGTGGGCCGTGAAAGTCTTGGACAGCAATACCAACGGTAACTTGTCGGACATTATCGAAGGGATCGAATGGGTCACAGCAAATGCGGATAAGATCGAGGTCGCCAACATGAGCCTCGGTGGTCTCGGTGTCAGCCAAGCCTACCATGACGCAATCAAAGAAAGCGTGGAGGCTGGCGTCGTCTATGTTGCCGCATCGGGTAATTCCTATCGCGACATCATTGGGACTGACTTTGACTTTGGCACTTCCGATGACACGATCCCAGCGGTGTACCCGGAAGTGGCCACGATCAGCGCGATCGCGGATACCGATGGGCAATCAGGAGGACATGGCGACAATACGAGCTATGGGAATTACCCGGATGACACCTACGCAGACTTCAGCAACTACAGCAATGATGAAGGTCCCGACTTCGGGCGCGTATCGTGGTACGACGACAACAACGTTGTCACGTCGCCCGGATTGGGTATTGACCTGATGATGCCAGGGGTGGACATCAATTCCACGTATATCGGCGGTGGTTATGCGGTCGGCAGCGGAACCAGTATGGCGGCGCCCCACGCAGCGGGTCTTGCGGCGCTCTACATTGCCAAGAATGGTCGAGCCACAGATGCCTCGGGAGTGTACGCCATTCGCCAGGCGATGATTGACGAGGCAATGGATTGGTACGGCGCCGAGGGGTTACAAATTCCCAATCCACCCTATCCCAACCCGGACAGTCCCGACAATCACGTTGAAAGACTGGGGTGGGCGGAAGACCATGATCCGTACCCTCGAATCACGGTGAATCCCACCGCGGGGTTGGTCACTTCGGAATCCGGCCAGACTGCGACATTTGACGTTGTCTTGGATACGATGCCGACGGCCGATGTTTCGTTTGATTTGTCATCGAGCGACACCACCGAAGGTACCGTCTCGGTATCAAGCATGACCTTTACCCCTGTCAATTGGGATGTGCCTCAAACGGTCACGGTCACGGGCGTGGACGACGTCGGAGTGGACGGCGACTGA
- a CDS encoding arsenate reductase ArsC — MTKKNVLFLCTGNSCRSQMAEGWAKHFHGDTIEAYSAGIETHGMNPHAIAMMKEAGVDISSQSSKLADSLSKVPLDLVITVCGHADENCPSFLTKAKRVHVGFDDPPRLAKEAASEKEAFDAYRRVRDEIRDFIRDRLPDLLP; from the coding sequence ATGACCAAGAAGAACGTTTTGTTTCTCTGTACCGGAAATTCGTGCCGCAGCCAAATGGCCGAAGGCTGGGCAAAACACTTTCACGGTGACACCATCGAAGCGTACTCGGCGGGCATTGAAACTCACGGCATGAACCCGCATGCGATTGCCATGATGAAAGAAGCTGGCGTGGACATTTCAAGCCAATCATCCAAGCTGGCCGACTCGCTCAGTAAAGTGCCTCTCGACCTGGTCATCACCGTATGCGGTCATGCGGACGAAAATTGCCCTTCGTTTCTAACCAAGGCCAAACGGGTTCACGTCGGCTTCGATGATCCACCTCGACTCGCTAAAGAAGCCGCCAGTGAAAAAGAAGCGTTCGACGCCTACCGACGAGTCCGTGACGAGATTCGCGATTTCATTCGCGACCGACTGCCCGACTTGCTCCCGTAA
- the arsB gene encoding ACR3 family arsenite efflux transporter, whose product MNHPNTCPTDNQGIGFFERYLTVWVGLCIVAGIVLGKIAPGIAKSLDGMAIYVNEAPVVSIPIAVCLFFMMYPIMVKIDFSEVVKAGKAIRPVGLTLFINWAIKPFTMYAIASFFLGTLFLGFIGPDAVDYVKAPLGSNLEVGATYGAGEVVLVEGVKMLQVPLWRSYLAGCILLGIAPCTAMVLVWGFLAKGNDGHTLVMVAINSLTMLVLYGVLGGFLLGVGQLPVPWQALLLSIGIYVALPLLAGYLSRKWLIATKGEAWFRDKFLHFLTPVTITALLATLVLLFSFKGETIVENPLTILWIAIPLTLQTLVIFALGYVMSKAMGFRYESAAPTAMIGASNHFEVAIATSTMLYGLSSGAALATVVGVLIEVPLMLGLVKFCLKTQGWFPAGTNDTNKQRAPS is encoded by the coding sequence ATGAATCACCCCAATACGTGCCCGACGGACAACCAGGGCATCGGCTTCTTTGAACGTTACCTCACCGTTTGGGTTGGCCTGTGCATCGTCGCCGGAATCGTGCTCGGCAAAATCGCACCGGGAATCGCAAAGTCACTTGACGGCATGGCGATTTACGTGAACGAGGCCCCCGTGGTTTCGATCCCGATCGCGGTCTGCCTGTTCTTCATGATGTATCCGATCATGGTCAAGATCGACTTCAGCGAAGTGGTGAAAGCCGGCAAAGCGATTCGGCCTGTTGGTTTAACCCTGTTTATCAACTGGGCCATCAAGCCGTTCACGATGTACGCGATCGCCAGTTTCTTTCTCGGCACACTCTTCCTTGGTTTCATTGGCCCCGACGCGGTCGACTATGTGAAGGCTCCGTTGGGGAGCAATCTTGAGGTGGGAGCGACCTACGGTGCTGGCGAGGTGGTGTTGGTTGAGGGCGTGAAGATGCTGCAGGTTCCGCTGTGGCGAAGCTACTTGGCCGGTTGCATTTTGCTCGGCATTGCACCCTGCACCGCAATGGTCTTGGTATGGGGATTTTTGGCGAAGGGAAATGACGGGCACACCTTGGTGATGGTCGCCATCAATTCACTGACGATGCTTGTTTTGTACGGTGTCTTGGGCGGGTTCCTACTGGGAGTCGGCCAACTGCCCGTTCCTTGGCAAGCGTTGCTGTTGTCGATCGGCATCTATGTCGCGTTGCCGTTGCTAGCCGGATACCTTTCGCGCAAGTGGTTAATCGCGACCAAGGGAGAAGCATGGTTTCGTGACAAGTTCTTGCATTTCTTGACGCCCGTTACGATCACAGCTCTGCTTGCAACGCTGGTGCTACTGTTTTCATTCAAAGGCGAAACGATCGTTGAAAACCCACTCACGATTCTGTGGATCGCCATTCCGTTGACGCTTCAGACGTTGGTGATCTTTGCTCTGGGCTACGTGATGAGCAAAGCGATGGGCTTTCGCTATGAATCGGCCGCTCCAACGGCGATGATCGGCGCGTCGAATCACTTTGAAGTGGCAATCGCGACGTCAACGATGTTGTACGGATTGTCGTCCGGCGCAGCACTGGCGACCGTCGTGGGCGTGTTGATTGAAGTACCCTTGATGTTGGGCTTGGTCAAGTTTTGCCTCAAGACGCAAGGTTGGTTTCCTGCCGGAACCAACGATACGAATAAACAGAGAGCCCCAAGCTAG